In Alkalilimnicola sp. S0819, a single genomic region encodes these proteins:
- the fliM gene encoding flagellar motor switch protein FliM translates to MATQDILSQDEIDALLHGIDGGDVETDGDEGPDGEVRSFDFASHERIVRGRMPTLEMINERFARLFRSGLFNMLRRTPEVSVSGVEMMKFGEYVHTLYVPTSLNLVKVNPLRGTGLVVVDPKLVFVIVDNFFGGDGRFYTKVEGREFTPTELRVIRMVLDQAFGDLVAAWTPVLPVEFEYINSEVNPQFANIVSPTEVVVLSRFHVELDGGGGDLHVTLPYNMIEPIRELLSAGVQSDRNDVDERWSRSLREEMKGAEVELTGKLAEAEISLRDLRRMRPGDVIPLDMPELVTVMVEGVPVMRGKYGVSEGQAAVKIVEQIKNVDLDPYASVRYRR, encoded by the coding sequence ATGGCCACCCAGGACATACTCAGTCAGGATGAAATCGACGCGCTGCTGCACGGCATAGACGGCGGCGATGTCGAGACCGACGGCGACGAGGGGCCGGACGGCGAGGTTCGCTCCTTCGACTTCGCCAGCCACGAGCGCATCGTCCGTGGGCGCATGCCCACCCTGGAGATGATCAACGAGCGCTTCGCGCGCTTGTTCCGCTCCGGCCTGTTCAACATGCTCCGTCGTACCCCGGAAGTCTCGGTGAGCGGCGTCGAGATGATGAAGTTCGGCGAGTACGTGCACACCCTGTACGTGCCCACCAGCCTCAACCTGGTCAAGGTCAACCCGCTGCGGGGCACCGGCCTGGTGGTGGTGGACCCGAAGCTGGTCTTCGTCATCGTCGACAATTTCTTCGGCGGTGACGGGCGCTTCTACACCAAGGTGGAGGGGCGCGAATTCACCCCCACCGAGCTGCGGGTGATTCGCATGGTGCTGGACCAGGCCTTCGGCGATCTGGTGGCGGCCTGGACACCGGTGCTGCCGGTGGAGTTCGAGTACATCAACTCCGAGGTGAACCCCCAGTTCGCGAATATCGTCAGCCCCACCGAGGTGGTGGTGCTCAGCCGCTTCCACGTGGAGCTGGACGGCGGCGGCGGCGATCTGCACGTCACACTGCCCTATAACATGATCGAGCCCATCCGCGAGCTGCTCTCCGCCGGGGTGCAGTCCGATCGCAACGATGTGGATGAGCGCTGGAGCCGCTCACTGCGCGAGGAGATGAAGGGCGCGGAAGTGGAACTCACCGGCAAGCTGGCCGAGGCGGAGATCAGTCTGCGCGATCTGCGTCGTATGCGCCCGGGTGACGTGATCCCGCTGGACATGCCCGAGTTGGTCACCGTGATGGTCGAGGGCGTGCCGGTGATGCGCGGCAAGTACGGCGTGTCGGAAGGGCAGGCGGCGGTGAAGATCGTCGAGCAGATCAAGAACGTGGATTTGGATCCCTACGCGAGCGTGAGGTATCGCCGATGA
- the fliL gene encoding flagellar basal body-associated protein FliL, protein MAYRGMKSIALPARQQGLTRLMIVLILLVVLLLGSGVTLALYMTGVVGGLGGEQELAEGEGEEIEEEVATEPLLEPQYMPLEPALVVNFERNGRLGYLQVNMQLMVRGSEAMNNVLEHMPVIRDAMLMLLSSQTYEDVRTREGKEALRAQAVAEANRVLEEKQVEDRVEAVYFTGFVMQ, encoded by the coding sequence TTGGCCTACCGGGGTATGAAATCCATCGCTTTGCCGGCTCGGCAGCAGGGCCTGACCCGGCTGATGATCGTGCTCATCCTGCTGGTGGTCCTGTTACTGGGTTCAGGCGTGACCCTGGCGCTGTACATGACCGGAGTGGTCGGCGGCTTGGGCGGGGAGCAGGAGCTGGCCGAGGGCGAGGGTGAGGAGATCGAGGAGGAAGTGGCCACCGAGCCCTTGCTCGAGCCCCAGTACATGCCCCTGGAGCCGGCGCTGGTGGTCAACTTCGAGCGCAACGGCCGGCTGGGTTATCTGCAGGTGAACATGCAGCTGATGGTGCGCGGCTCCGAGGCCATGAACAATGTGCTGGAGCACATGCCGGTGATTCGCGACGCCATGCTCATGCTGCTCAGCTCCCAGACCTATGAGGATGTGCGCACCCGCGAGGGCAAGGAGGCACTGCGCGCGCAGGCGGTGGCCGAGGCCAACCGGGTGCTGGAAGAGAAACAGGTGGAGGATCGTGTCGAAGCCGTGTATTTCACCGGTTTCGTGATGCAGTAG
- a CDS encoding flagellar hook-length control protein FliK, whose translation MMLSSFLQMNTEGAGSALKGALNGALKGEAGGFLTALLEQGGSELSAAELQALQQALAEQGEGAPAETKDLLAALQTLLSGQDATAPQAGLNLMAAADAGQDQEPDPEQLLGLMLAARQGGKGGGEEALAARARQEMLWSRDGQNAAQPQGESALNAVNQAQQNFQAALNKAAEAMPQLRLEHPVQQPGFGQAVGERVSWMANQGLQQARIQLNPAHLGPLEISISVQDDQTQVAIVAQHAQTREALQADMPRLRDMLADQGLNGVDVNVSQDQQGRETEERTAGGGARGTAFADAEGEEDGGVEQSIRLRQGRGLVDQYA comes from the coding sequence ATGATGCTCTCCAGTTTCTTGCAGATGAATACGGAAGGCGCCGGCTCGGCGCTCAAGGGCGCTCTGAACGGGGCGCTCAAGGGCGAGGCGGGCGGCTTCCTGACAGCCCTGCTGGAGCAGGGCGGGTCGGAGCTGAGCGCAGCCGAGCTTCAGGCCCTGCAGCAGGCACTGGCGGAACAGGGCGAGGGCGCGCCCGCCGAAACGAAGGATCTGCTGGCGGCGTTGCAAACGCTGCTGTCGGGGCAGGATGCCACCGCCCCCCAGGCCGGCCTGAATCTGATGGCGGCCGCCGACGCTGGCCAGGACCAGGAGCCGGACCCGGAACAACTGCTCGGCCTGATGCTGGCAGCTCGCCAGGGCGGCAAGGGCGGTGGTGAGGAAGCCCTGGCCGCTCGCGCCCGGCAGGAAATGCTCTGGAGCCGGGACGGGCAGAACGCCGCCCAGCCCCAGGGGGAATCCGCGCTGAACGCGGTGAACCAGGCCCAGCAGAACTTCCAGGCGGCGCTGAACAAGGCCGCCGAAGCCATGCCCCAGCTGCGACTGGAGCACCCGGTACAGCAGCCCGGCTTCGGCCAGGCGGTGGGCGAACGGGTGAGCTGGATGGCCAACCAGGGCCTCCAGCAAGCGCGCATCCAGTTGAACCCGGCCCACCTGGGCCCGTTGGAAATTTCCATTTCCGTGCAGGATGACCAGACCCAGGTGGCCATCGTCGCGCAACATGCCCAGACTCGCGAGGCACTGCAGGCGGACATGCCGCGGCTGCGGGACATGCTCGCCGACCAGGGGCTGAACGGCGTGGATGTGAACGTCTCCCAGGACCAGCAGGGCCGCGAGACAGAGGAGCGTACCGCCGGCGGTGGCGCACGCGGTACTGCCTTTGCCGACGCCGAAGGCGAGGAGGACGGTGGCGTGGAGCAGAGCATCCGTTTGCGCCAAGGGCGCGGGCTGGTGGATCAATACGCCTGA
- the fliN gene encoding flagellar motor switch protein FliN: MSDETDQDKLADEWAAAMGEAEEAGSGAGEGQVDPAPNEPAAQAGPAGKAKPRVAAAQFDELTDDAGSLGDEEANLDVILDIPVTLSMEIGRTRINIRNLLQLNQGSVVELDRLAGEPLDVLVNGTLIAHGEVVVVNERFGIRLTDVVTPAERVKKLT; this comes from the coding sequence ATGAGCGACGAGACGGATCAGGACAAGCTGGCGGACGAATGGGCCGCGGCCATGGGCGAGGCTGAGGAAGCCGGCAGCGGAGCCGGCGAAGGCCAGGTGGATCCGGCCCCGAATGAACCCGCGGCCCAGGCCGGGCCGGCCGGCAAGGCGAAACCGCGGGTTGCCGCGGCGCAGTTCGATGAGCTCACCGATGATGCCGGCAGCCTGGGCGACGAGGAAGCCAATCTGGACGTGATCCTGGATATTCCGGTGACCCTGTCCATGGAGATCGGCCGCACCCGGATCAACATCCGCAACCTGCTGCAGCTCAACCAGGGCTCGGTGGTGGAGCTGGACCGGCTCGCCGGCGAGCCCCTGGACGTGCTGGTCAACGGTACTCTCATCGCCCACGGCGAAGTGGTGGTGGTGAACGAGCGCTTCGGCATTCGCCTCACCGACGTGGTCACGCCCGCAGAGCGGGTCAAGAAGCTGACCTAG
- the fliI gene encoding flagellar protein export ATPase FliI codes for MSVERPRAAHWAARLAHRRESLSLPKLQVEGVLRRMVGLTLEAEGCQAPIGSRCRVEGLDGQGLEAEVVGFAGERLYLMPTGDLHGLTPNARVVPEGGGALARVGDALLGRVLDGAGKPLDGLPEPEADAEVPLVGRRLNPLDRAPIREPLDVGVCAINALLTVGRGQRMGLFAGTGVGKSVLLGMMTRYTNADVVVVGLIGERGREVKEFIEEILGEEGRRRAVVVAAPADESPLMRLHGAALATSIAEHFRDQGKQVLLLMDSLTRYAQAQREIGLAIGEPPTTKGYPPSVFARLPKLVERAGNGPAGGGSITAFYTVLTEGDDQNDPVADAARGILDGHLVLSRELADAGHYPAIDIERSVSRALLRITNEQQRQAIQRFKRLYGAYRQNQDLINVGAYQRGSDPRVDEAIEYYPRLNQFLQQDVNEKVPFEQSVQSLEQLL; via the coding sequence ATGAGCGTGGAGCGTCCCCGGGCCGCGCACTGGGCCGCGCGACTGGCCCACCGCCGCGAGAGCCTTTCGCTGCCGAAGCTGCAGGTGGAAGGGGTATTGCGCCGCATGGTGGGTCTGACCCTGGAGGCCGAAGGCTGCCAGGCGCCCATCGGGTCGCGCTGCCGGGTGGAGGGCTTGGATGGCCAGGGGCTGGAAGCCGAAGTGGTGGGTTTCGCCGGCGAGCGCCTGTACCTGATGCCCACGGGTGATCTGCACGGCCTCACCCCCAATGCCCGGGTGGTGCCCGAGGGCGGCGGGGCGCTGGCCCGGGTGGGCGATGCCCTGCTGGGGCGAGTGCTGGACGGCGCCGGCAAGCCCCTGGACGGCCTGCCGGAACCCGAGGCCGATGCGGAAGTGCCGCTGGTGGGCCGGCGACTGAACCCCTTGGACCGCGCGCCCATTCGCGAGCCGCTGGATGTGGGCGTGTGTGCCATCAACGCGCTGCTCACCGTGGGGCGGGGGCAGCGCATGGGGCTTTTCGCCGGCACCGGTGTGGGCAAGTCCGTGCTGCTCGGCATGATGACCCGCTATACCAATGCCGATGTGGTGGTGGTGGGGCTGATCGGCGAGCGGGGCCGCGAGGTGAAGGAATTCATCGAGGAGATCCTCGGCGAGGAAGGCCGCCGCCGCGCCGTGGTCGTGGCCGCGCCGGCCGACGAATCTCCACTGATGCGTCTGCATGGTGCCGCGCTGGCCACCAGCATCGCCGAGCATTTTCGCGACCAGGGCAAGCAGGTGCTGCTGCTGATGGATTCGCTCACCCGCTACGCCCAGGCCCAGCGCGAGATTGGGCTTGCCATCGGCGAGCCGCCCACCACCAAGGGTTATCCGCCCTCGGTGTTCGCTCGCCTGCCCAAGCTGGTGGAGCGGGCCGGCAACGGCCCGGCCGGCGGCGGCTCCATCACCGCCTTCTACACCGTGCTCACCGAGGGCGATGACCAGAACGACCCGGTGGCGGACGCCGCCCGCGGCATCCTCGACGGCCATCTGGTGCTCTCCCGGGAGCTGGCCGATGCCGGCCATTACCCGGCCATCGACATAGAGCGTTCGGTGAGCCGCGCGCTGCTGCGCATCACCAATGAGCAGCAGCGCCAGGCCATCCAGCGCTTCAAGCGCCTCTACGGCGCCTATCGCCAGAACCAGGACCTGATCAATGTCGGTGCCTATCAGCGGGGCAGCGACCCGCGGGTGGACGAAGCCATCGAGTACTACCCGCGCCTGAATCAGTTCCTGCAGCAGGATGTGAACGAGAAAGTGCCTTTCGAGCAGAGTGTGCAGAGTCTGGAGCAGTTGTTATGA
- the fliJ gene encoding flagellar export protein FliJ, whose amino-acid sequence MSRAKRMQPVAELADKKADDAARALAEQRRRVDEQRNRLEQLQIFRNEYRAQLRSNAELGIDAHRLRDYHAFIARIDGAIRQQESAVERVESQLPQYHGRWAEAWGRAKALNRVVETHRHNERRSADKREQQTIEEMVRRPGRGLGEE is encoded by the coding sequence ATGAGCCGCGCCAAACGCATGCAGCCCGTCGCGGAGCTGGCGGACAAGAAAGCCGACGACGCCGCCCGCGCCCTGGCCGAGCAGCGTCGCCGGGTGGACGAGCAGCGCAACCGCCTGGAGCAGCTGCAGATCTTTCGCAATGAATACCGTGCGCAACTGCGCAGCAACGCGGAACTGGGCATCGACGCCCACCGTCTGCGCGACTACCACGCGTTCATTGCCCGCATCGACGGCGCCATACGCCAGCAGGAAAGCGCCGTGGAGCGGGTCGAGAGCCAGCTCCCCCAGTACCACGGGCGTTGGGCCGAGGCCTGGGGCCGGGCCAAGGCGCTGAACCGCGTGGTGGAAACCCATCGCCACAATGAGCGGCGCAGCGCCGACAAGCGTGAACAGCAGACCATCGAGGAAATGGTGCGTCGGCCCGGCCGCGGCCTGGGCGAGGAATGA
- the fliO gene encoding flagellar biosynthetic protein FliO, with the protein MMKQQRRINRAVNRADAVPRLGRRFSAAALGLLTLPTLAAAQQAPGAGVDSGALLRLTGGLVLVVLAILALSWLLKRSGRFAAPGGGQLRALASVQVGQRERVVLLKVGEQQLLVGVAPGQVRTLHVLDQPLEGLEPKAAEKAMSPFAQRLHRVMQQHEKRP; encoded by the coding sequence ATGATGAAACAGCAGCGGCGGATAAACCGGGCGGTGAATCGCGCGGACGCGGTACCTCGTCTGGGGCGTCGGTTTTCCGCCGCCGCTCTCGGTCTTTTGACGCTGCCCACCCTGGCCGCCGCCCAGCAGGCGCCCGGCGCCGGGGTGGACAGCGGCGCGCTGCTGCGCCTCACCGGTGGCCTGGTGCTGGTGGTGCTGGCGATCCTCGCGCTGTCCTGGCTGCTCAAGCGCTCCGGGCGGTTCGCGGCGCCGGGGGGCGGCCAGCTGCGGGCGCTGGCCAGTGTGCAGGTGGGTCAGCGCGAGCGCGTCGTGCTTTTGAAAGTCGGTGAACAGCAACTTCTCGTGGGCGTTGCGCCCGGGCAGGTACGGACCTTGCATGTGCTGGATCAGCCGCTGGAGGGCCTGGAGCCCAAGGCGGCCGAGAAGGCCATGAGCCCGTTTGCGCAACGGCTGCATCGCGTGATGCAGCAACACGAGAAGCGTCCATGA